Proteins encoded together in one Miscanthus floridulus cultivar M001 chromosome 16, ASM1932011v1, whole genome shotgun sequence window:
- the LOC136512759 gene encoding uncharacterized protein isoform X1 produces MSDFVGSRYDKQEDCASMQHARQFNSSMWGMARHVSNELGPKNSEQVDESFEKSMKKDAVNLRARAVVSETYSIHKLSELPLDFQNLGSSDDPSPDWSHFPMFEINRKIDSILNRKRRSAALGPAPLNLNVSASHVMALSSQEYMMHSHQIADKNMDTCKPAEGFASRIDDPAGLNSDPSGPKLKGQLSDTMSCSCSKDDNNSADCPIDEQHTSHYFANSKHELPSVSNEKKFKFAGNNHNRIVASEAHNLKTRRSVVHKQQSAAEAMFCAPVLGSEFQNEPITISTIGKKDGENFHEMYKSHGKAVSCSLLPYEHHHHLKTQRTESAGNLKVCTLPDQTANKLTEKSNGELLTYGPKSKEMYTGSCNRRRPYLFEKLTVPSKSQSAYPKNSVSSGKSSGFGVCMYGTNIGSRLFGAQNQSSAKTETLHSDTLIGSKSSAGIASLPAQKDYGCPDEAKSEQLAAPSKRRDSGYSKEDRTHNVNEGHDVSSKATIGSKQSCMPGTGITNLDLILSQMSRMRNQISSGIIQPPIGAEPSDRWLKRLPLDISDPDMPGSKRPKVGDSPPLRQRNRSFDMALPCNRTDTGAIDRVKEDQSLDEGKKMQETQERTPILEKSVNSWIGRWCQGGTSVFHEDPGQGRQATKPGRLSEELEGQFPSIAAMAMMGRAMNKLRPCEHQKKGPFVVWKTD; encoded by the exons ATGTCAGACTTTGTCGGGAGTAGATATGACAAGCAAGAAGATTGTGCCTCCATGCAGCATGCCCGACAGTTCAATTCTAGTATGTGGGGTATGGCACGCCATGTTTCCAATGAATTGGGACCAAAGAATAGTGAACAGGTTGATGAGTCTTTTGAAAAATCTATGAAGAAGGATGCTGTGAACTTGCGAGCCAGGGCAGTTGTGTCAGAAACATATTCTATTCACAAGCTTTCAGAGTTACCGTTGGATTTTCAGAACCTTGGGAGCTCAGATGATCCAAGTCCAGATTGGAGCCACTTTCCAATGTTCGAAATTAATCGAAAGATTGACAGTATTCTCAACCGTAAACGAAGGTCTGCAGCACTTGGTCCTGCACCTCTGAATCTAAATGTGTCTGCATCCCATGTGATGGCTCTATCGTCACAAGAATACATGATGCACTCACATCAAATAGCTGACAAGAACATGGATACGTGCAAACCTGCAGAAGGCTTTGCATCTCGCATAGACGATCCTGCTGGCCTCAACTCAGATCCTTCAGGGCCAAAGTTAAAAGGACAATTATCGGATACCATGTCATGTTCTTGCAGCAAGGATGACAACAACTCAGCAGATTGTCCAATAGATGAGCAGCATACAAGCCACTATTTTGCAAACTCAAAGCATGAACTACCCTCTGTATCTAACGAAAAGAAGTTCAAGTTTGCAGGAAACAACCACAATCGAATTGTTGCAAGTGAGGCCCACAATCTGAAGACAAGAAGATCTGTTGTCCATAAACAACAAAGTGCTGCAGAGGCAATGTTCTGTGCACCAGTACTTGGTAGTGAGTTTCAGAATGAACCAATAACTATTTCTACCATCGGCAAGAAGGATGGTGAAAATTTTCATGAGATGTATAAATCTCATGGCAAGGCTGTTTCGTGTTCTTTGTTACCTTatgagcatcatcatcatctcaaaACACAGAGAACGGAATCTGCAGGAAATCTGAAAGTCTGCACGTTACCTGATCAAACTGCAAATAAATTGACAGAAAAGAGTAATGGTGAGCTGCTGACATATGGACCAAAGTCAAAGGAAATGTATACAGGTTCTTGTAACCGAAGAAGGCCCTATTTATTCGAAAAGTTAACGGTTCCTTCCAAATCACAAAGTGCATATCCTAAAAATTCTGTGTCTTCAGGAAAATCTAGCGGCTTTGGAGTTTGTATGTACGGCACCAATATTGGCAGTCGGTTATTCGGAGCACAGAATCAATCTTCAGCTAAGACTGAAACATTGCACAGTGATACTCTTATTGGGTCCAAATCCTCAGCAG GCATTGCTTCATTGCCGGCACAAAAG GACTACGGTTGCCCAGACGAAGCAAAAAGTGAGCAGCTGGCAGCTCCGTCCAAGAGACGAGATTCAGGATACAGTAAAGAAGATAGAACCCATAATGTCAATGAAGGTCATGATGTTTCGTCCAAAGCAACCATTGGTAGTAAGCAATCGTGCATGCCCGGAACAGGAATCACGAACCTAGATCTGATACTTTCCCAAATGAGCAGAATGAGAAATCAAATTTCCAGTGGTATAATTCAACCACCAATTGGTGCCGAGCCAAGTGATAGATGGCTCAAGCGCCTACCGCTTGACATATCAGATCCTGACATGCCTGGTTCCAAGAGGCCAAAAGTTGGAGACAGTCCTCCACTCAGGCAAAGAAATCGTTCTTTTGACATGGCACTTCCTTGCAACAGGACTGACACTGGAGCAATCGATCGTGTTAAGGAGGACCAGAGCTTGGATGAAGGGAAAAAAATGCAAGAAACGCAAGAAAGAACCCCCATTCTAGAGAAGAGCGTGAATAGTTGGATAGGAAGATGGTGCCAGGGTGGCACTTCAGTTTTCCATGAAGACCCAGGCCAGGGAAGGCAAGCAACAAAGCCTGGCCGGTTATCCGAAGAACTTGAAGGTCAGTTCCCAAGCATTGCAGCGATGGCGATGATGGGGCGAGCGATGAACAAGCTTCGGCCATGCGAGCATCAGAAGAAGGGGCCATTTGTGGTGTGGAAGACAGATTGA
- the LOC136512759 gene encoding uncharacterized protein isoform X2, with amino-acid sequence MQHARQFNSSMWGMARHVSNELGPKNSEQVDESFEKSMKKDAVNLRARAVVSETYSIHKLSELPLDFQNLGSSDDPSPDWSHFPMFEINRKIDSILNRKRRSAALGPAPLNLNVSASHVMALSSQEYMMHSHQIADKNMDTCKPAEGFASRIDDPAGLNSDPSGPKLKGQLSDTMSCSCSKDDNNSADCPIDEQHTSHYFANSKHELPSVSNEKKFKFAGNNHNRIVASEAHNLKTRRSVVHKQQSAAEAMFCAPVLGSEFQNEPITISTIGKKDGENFHEMYKSHGKAVSCSLLPYEHHHHLKTQRTESAGNLKVCTLPDQTANKLTEKSNGELLTYGPKSKEMYTGSCNRRRPYLFEKLTVPSKSQSAYPKNSVSSGKSSGFGVCMYGTNIGSRLFGAQNQSSAKTETLHSDTLIGSKSSAGIASLPAQKDYGCPDEAKSEQLAAPSKRRDSGYSKEDRTHNVNEGHDVSSKATIGSKQSCMPGTGITNLDLILSQMSRMRNQISSGIIQPPIGAEPSDRWLKRLPLDISDPDMPGSKRPKVGDSPPLRQRNRSFDMALPCNRTDTGAIDRVKEDQSLDEGKKMQETQERTPILEKSVNSWIGRWCQGGTSVFHEDPGQGRQATKPGRLSEELEGQFPSIAAMAMMGRAMNKLRPCEHQKKGPFVVWKTD; translated from the exons ATGCAGCATGCCCGACAGTTCAATTCTAGTATGTGGGGTATGGCACGCCATGTTTCCAATGAATTGGGACCAAAGAATAGTGAACAGGTTGATGAGTCTTTTGAAAAATCTATGAAGAAGGATGCTGTGAACTTGCGAGCCAGGGCAGTTGTGTCAGAAACATATTCTATTCACAAGCTTTCAGAGTTACCGTTGGATTTTCAGAACCTTGGGAGCTCAGATGATCCAAGTCCAGATTGGAGCCACTTTCCAATGTTCGAAATTAATCGAAAGATTGACAGTATTCTCAACCGTAAACGAAGGTCTGCAGCACTTGGTCCTGCACCTCTGAATCTAAATGTGTCTGCATCCCATGTGATGGCTCTATCGTCACAAGAATACATGATGCACTCACATCAAATAGCTGACAAGAACATGGATACGTGCAAACCTGCAGAAGGCTTTGCATCTCGCATAGACGATCCTGCTGGCCTCAACTCAGATCCTTCAGGGCCAAAGTTAAAAGGACAATTATCGGATACCATGTCATGTTCTTGCAGCAAGGATGACAACAACTCAGCAGATTGTCCAATAGATGAGCAGCATACAAGCCACTATTTTGCAAACTCAAAGCATGAACTACCCTCTGTATCTAACGAAAAGAAGTTCAAGTTTGCAGGAAACAACCACAATCGAATTGTTGCAAGTGAGGCCCACAATCTGAAGACAAGAAGATCTGTTGTCCATAAACAACAAAGTGCTGCAGAGGCAATGTTCTGTGCACCAGTACTTGGTAGTGAGTTTCAGAATGAACCAATAACTATTTCTACCATCGGCAAGAAGGATGGTGAAAATTTTCATGAGATGTATAAATCTCATGGCAAGGCTGTTTCGTGTTCTTTGTTACCTTatgagcatcatcatcatctcaaaACACAGAGAACGGAATCTGCAGGAAATCTGAAAGTCTGCACGTTACCTGATCAAACTGCAAATAAATTGACAGAAAAGAGTAATGGTGAGCTGCTGACATATGGACCAAAGTCAAAGGAAATGTATACAGGTTCTTGTAACCGAAGAAGGCCCTATTTATTCGAAAAGTTAACGGTTCCTTCCAAATCACAAAGTGCATATCCTAAAAATTCTGTGTCTTCAGGAAAATCTAGCGGCTTTGGAGTTTGTATGTACGGCACCAATATTGGCAGTCGGTTATTCGGAGCACAGAATCAATCTTCAGCTAAGACTGAAACATTGCACAGTGATACTCTTATTGGGTCCAAATCCTCAGCAG GCATTGCTTCATTGCCGGCACAAAAG GACTACGGTTGCCCAGACGAAGCAAAAAGTGAGCAGCTGGCAGCTCCGTCCAAGAGACGAGATTCAGGATACAGTAAAGAAGATAGAACCCATAATGTCAATGAAGGTCATGATGTTTCGTCCAAAGCAACCATTGGTAGTAAGCAATCGTGCATGCCCGGAACAGGAATCACGAACCTAGATCTGATACTTTCCCAAATGAGCAGAATGAGAAATCAAATTTCCAGTGGTATAATTCAACCACCAATTGGTGCCGAGCCAAGTGATAGATGGCTCAAGCGCCTACCGCTTGACATATCAGATCCTGACATGCCTGGTTCCAAGAGGCCAAAAGTTGGAGACAGTCCTCCACTCAGGCAAAGAAATCGTTCTTTTGACATGGCACTTCCTTGCAACAGGACTGACACTGGAGCAATCGATCGTGTTAAGGAGGACCAGAGCTTGGATGAAGGGAAAAAAATGCAAGAAACGCAAGAAAGAACCCCCATTCTAGAGAAGAGCGTGAATAGTTGGATAGGAAGATGGTGCCAGGGTGGCACTTCAGTTTTCCATGAAGACCCAGGCCAGGGAAGGCAAGCAACAAAGCCTGGCCGGTTATCCGAAGAACTTGAAGGTCAGTTCCCAAGCATTGCAGCGATGGCGATGATGGGGCGAGCGATGAACAAGCTTCGGCCATGCGAGCATCAGAAGAAGGGGCCATTTGTGGTGTGGAAGACAGATTGA